The sequence below is a genomic window from Candidatus Caldatribacterium sp..
TGGCAAGTTCCTCCTCTGTGTACACCAGAATATCTGCGGGGACAGGTAACCCGGTGGCGTCGAAATCACGAGAACGCTCGTAAAAGGGCTTGTCACAGGTTTTGACCACGATGATAATGTCAAGGTCACTCCCCACACCCCACGACGATGTAGCGTACGACCCAAAGTACCCTATGCGCAGAATGTTGGGATTGCGCTCTTTTTGCTCCTGAGCCCACTTCCTGAAAGCTTCCTCTACCTCTTCTCTATCGGGCCATCTGAGAACGGACAAATGCAAGGATCGCACCGGCATGCTCTAAAGCCTCCTTAGCCTGCAGGGGCCCAAAGTGTTCAAAAGGAGCGCCTTCGGGAAAGCCATTGGGATACCGGGGAAGAATGTAGTAACCGTCGAGTACCATACCTCGCTCGATGAGTTCTTCCGGGACGGGGATAGGGAGTTCTCGAAGGAGCCTGGCCACCACATGTCCCCACGCCTCCTGTCCAAAGAAAAGATGAAGCGCCTTCACCGCCTTTTCCGAAGCCTGGTGGGCTGCAAAACACGCCCACTCGTAGTCTCCGTGCTCGTAGGAGAGCCGGGCGTGGCTCAAATCTCTTTCTGCCTGTTTCAACCAGTCCTCGTAGCGGGTGGCCACTTCCGTGCATCCTTTTCCCTAAAAAAGAACCACGGGTCCTAACGAACCTTCCAACCTTTTCTCGCCGGAGAATCTGGTAGGAACCAAATCCCCTCGGCACTTCAGATTCAGGCTTTCAAACCTCATCCCTTGCGGGAGAAGGTTCTTTCTCCTGAACCTCCGGTCTTCTGATTCCTCAGAACCCGTGGTGAGTATACAGTACAACAGCTCTCCCTCTCTGTCAAGGGGGGTAAAAAAAATTTTTGTAGATC
It includes:
- a CDS encoding nucleotidyltransferase domain-containing protein yields the protein MPVRSLHLSVLRWPDREEVEEAFRKWAQEQKERNPNILRIGYFGSYATSSWGVGSDLDIIIVVKTCDKPFYERSRDFDATGLPVPADILVYTEEELAKLKGRFAQVVQEETVWVVEEESTRASQGTPQGRI
- a CDS encoding HEPN domain-containing protein; protein product: MATRYEDWLKQAERDLSHARLSYEHGDYEWACFAAHQASEKAVKALHLFFGQEAWGHVVARLLRELPIPVPEELIERGMVLDGYYILPRYPNGFPEGAPFEHFGPLQAKEALEHAGAILAFVRSQMAR